A single region of the Pseudomonas sp. B21-023 genome encodes:
- the hpaH gene encoding 2-oxo-hept-4-ene-1,7-dioate hydratase: MLDARIIQQAAARLDQAERTREQVGQFSLEHPSIGIEDAYAIQRAWVAQKIKDGRKLVGHKIGLTSRAMQVSSNITEPDYGALLDDMLFEEGRDIPFERFIVPRVEVELAFILGKPLKGPNVTLFEVLDATEWVIPALEIIDARIQQVDPLSGVTRKVFDTISDNAANAGVVIGGRAVRPGDIDLRKVPAVLYRNGVIEESGVSAAVLNHPAKGVVWLANKLAAHDVSLEAGQLILGGSFTRPVAARPGDTFHVDYDQLGSIACRFV, from the coding sequence ATGCTCGACGCCCGTATCATCCAGCAAGCCGCCGCCCGCCTCGACCAGGCCGAACGCACCCGCGAACAGGTCGGCCAGTTTTCCCTGGAACATCCCTCGATCGGCATCGAGGACGCCTACGCCATCCAGCGTGCCTGGGTGGCGCAGAAGATCAAGGATGGCCGCAAGCTGGTCGGCCACAAGATCGGCCTCACCTCCCGGGCCATGCAGGTCTCCTCGAACATCACCGAGCCAGACTACGGCGCGCTGCTCGACGACATGCTGTTCGAGGAAGGCCGCGACATTCCCTTCGAGCGTTTCATCGTGCCCCGGGTCGAGGTGGAACTGGCGTTCATCCTCGGCAAGCCGCTCAAGGGGCCGAACGTGACCCTGTTCGAGGTGCTCGACGCCACCGAGTGGGTGATCCCGGCGCTGGAGATCATCGATGCGCGCATCCAGCAGGTCGACCCACTCAGCGGTGTCACCCGCAAGGTCTTCGACACCATCTCCGACAACGCCGCCAACGCTGGCGTGGTCATCGGTGGGCGTGCGGTGCGGCCGGGCGATATCGACCTGCGCAAGGTCCCGGCGGTGCTGTACCGCAACGGCGTGATCGAGGAATCCGGCGTGTCGGCGGCGGTGCTCAACCACCCCGCCAAGGGCGTGGTCTGGCTGGCCAACAAGCTGGCGGCACATGACGTGAGCCTGGAAGCCGGCCAGCTCATTCTCGGCGGCTCGTTCACCCGCCCGGTGGCCGCCCGTCCCGGCGACACCTTTCACGTCGACTACGACCAGCTTGGCTCGATCGCCTGCCGTTTCGTCTGA
- a CDS encoding 5-carboxymethyl-2-hydroxymuconate Delta-isomerase — protein sequence MPHLVLLYSPDIEADADMPGLCRALADCMLAQRDEHHRQVFPTGGTRVLAYPAAHAAIADGRGAYGFVYANLRMGAGRSAAVHQQVGDALLAVLSRHLDALLERRPVGVTLQIDESQAQVYDAKHSSLHPLFTRQP from the coding sequence ATGCCCCATCTGGTCCTGCTCTACAGCCCGGATATCGAAGCCGACGCCGATATGCCAGGCCTATGCCGCGCCCTGGCCGACTGCATGCTCGCCCAGCGCGACGAACACCATCGCCAGGTGTTCCCCACCGGCGGCACACGTGTGCTGGCCTACCCCGCCGCCCATGCGGCAATCGCCGATGGCCGCGGTGCCTACGGTTTCGTCTACGCCAACCTGCGCATGGGCGCTGGCCGCAGCGCTGCGGTGCACCAGCAGGTCGGTGACGCGCTGCTGGCGGTGTTGAGCCGGCACCTGGACGCGCTGCTGGAACGTCGCCCGGTCGGCGTGACCCTGCAGATCGACGAAAGCCAGGCCCAGGTTTACGACGCCAAGCACAGCAGCCTGCACCCTCTGTTCACCCGCCAGCCCTGA
- the hpaD gene encoding 3,4-dihydroxyphenylacetate 2,3-dioxygenase: protein MGTLALAAKITHVPSMYLSELPGPRQGFRQAAIDGHLEIGRRCRELGVDTLVVFDTHWLVNANYHINCAAHFEGLYTSNELPHFIANMNYGFPGNPELGRILADECNRLGVETMAHDATTLAPEYGTLVPMRYMNTDQHFKVISVSALCTSHYLNDSARLGWAMRKAVEEHYDGTVAFLASGSLSHRFAQNGQAPDFATKVWSPFLETLDHRVVRLWQDGDWADFCAMLPEYAVKGHGEGFMHDTAMLLGALGWSKYDGKAEVVTPYFGSSGTGQINAIFPVTRQDGSAIPAAQASNRAGVTSTSRL, encoded by the coding sequence ATGGGCACACTTGCTCTCGCCGCCAAGATCACCCACGTGCCGTCGATGTACCTGTCCGAACTGCCCGGCCCGCGCCAGGGCTTTCGCCAGGCGGCCATCGACGGCCACCTCGAGATCGGCCGGCGCTGCCGCGAACTGGGCGTCGACACCCTCGTCGTGTTCGACACCCACTGGCTGGTCAACGCCAACTACCACATCAACTGCGCCGCGCACTTCGAAGGCCTGTACACCAGCAACGAACTGCCGCACTTCATCGCCAACATGAACTACGGCTTCCCCGGCAACCCCGAGCTGGGACGCATCCTCGCCGACGAGTGCAATCGCCTGGGCGTGGAAACCATGGCCCACGACGCCACCACGCTGGCGCCTGAGTACGGCACCCTGGTGCCGATGCGCTACATGAACACCGACCAGCACTTCAAGGTGATCTCGGTCTCGGCGCTGTGCACCTCGCACTACCTCAACGACAGCGCGCGCCTGGGCTGGGCCATGCGCAAGGCGGTCGAGGAACACTACGACGGCACCGTGGCCTTCCTGGCCAGCGGCTCGCTGTCGCACCGTTTCGCCCAGAACGGCCAGGCCCCGGACTTTGCCACCAAGGTCTGGAGCCCGTTCCTGGAAACCCTCGACCACCGCGTGGTGCGCCTGTGGCAGGACGGCGACTGGGCCGATTTCTGCGCAATGCTGCCCGAGTACGCGGTCAAGGGCCACGGCGAAGGCTTCATGCACGACACCGCCATGTTGCTCGGCGCACTCGGCTGGTCGAAATACGACGGCAAGGCCGAGGTGGTGACGCCGTACTTCGGCTCCTCCGGCACCGGCCAGATCAACGCGATCTTCCCGGTCACCCGGCAGGATGGCAGCGCGATCCCTGCCGCCCAGGCCTCGAACCGGGCCGGCGTCACCTCCACAAGCCGCCTGTAA
- the hpaE gene encoding 5-carboxymethyl-2-hydroxymuconate semialdehyde dehydrogenase, producing the protein MIKHWIDGREVESRDTFVNYNPATGEAIGEVASGGAEEVALAVAAAKQAFPKWANTPAKERARLMRRLGELIEQNVPQLAELETLDTGLPIHQTRNVLIPRASHNFDFFAEVCTRMDGHSYPVDDQMLNYTLYQPVGVCGLVSPWNVPFMTATWKTAPCLALGNTAVLKMSELSPLTANELGRLAVEAGIPDGVLNVIQGYGATAGDALVRHPDVRAISFTGGTATGRKIMQTAGLKKYSMELGGKSPVLIFEDADLERALDAALFTIFSLNGERCTAGSRIFIQESVYPQFVAEFAARAKRLIVGDPTDPKTQVGSMITQQHYDKVTGYIRIGLEEGARLLAGGLERPAGLPAHLAKGQFIQPTVFADVNNKMRIAQEEIFGPVVCLIPFKDEAEALQLANDTEYGLASYIWTQDIGKAHRLARGIEAGMVFINSQNVRDLRQPFGGVKGSGTGREGGQYSFEVFAEIKNVCISMGSHHIPRWGV; encoded by the coding sequence ATGATCAAGCACTGGATCGATGGCCGCGAAGTCGAAAGCCGCGACACCTTCGTCAACTACAACCCGGCCACCGGCGAGGCCATCGGCGAAGTCGCCAGTGGCGGCGCCGAGGAAGTCGCCCTGGCCGTAGCCGCGGCCAAGCAAGCCTTCCCGAAATGGGCCAATACACCCGCCAAGGAGCGCGCGCGCCTGATGCGCCGCCTGGGTGAGCTGATCGAGCAGAACGTGCCGCAGCTGGCCGAGCTGGAAACCCTGGACACCGGCCTGCCGATCCACCAGACGCGCAACGTGCTGATTCCCCGCGCCTCGCACAATTTCGACTTCTTCGCCGAAGTGTGCACGCGCATGGACGGCCACAGCTACCCGGTGGACGACCAGATGCTCAACTACACCTTGTACCAGCCAGTGGGCGTGTGCGGGCTGGTGTCGCCGTGGAACGTGCCGTTCATGACCGCCACCTGGAAGACCGCGCCGTGCCTGGCCCTGGGCAACACCGCGGTGCTGAAGATGAGCGAACTGTCGCCGCTGACCGCCAATGAGCTGGGGCGCCTGGCCGTGGAGGCCGGCATTCCGGATGGCGTGCTCAACGTCATCCAGGGCTACGGCGCCACCGCCGGCGATGCCCTGGTGCGTCACCCGGACGTGCGCGCCATCTCCTTCACCGGCGGCACCGCCACTGGCCGGAAGATCATGCAGACCGCCGGCCTGAAGAAGTACTCGATGGAACTGGGCGGCAAATCGCCGGTACTGATCTTCGAGGACGCCGACCTCGAGCGTGCGCTGGACGCTGCCTTGTTCACCATTTTCTCGCTCAACGGCGAACGCTGCACCGCCGGCAGCCGCATCTTCATCCAGGAGAGCGTGTATCCGCAGTTCGTTGCCGAGTTCGCCGCCCGTGCCAAGCGCCTGATCGTCGGTGACCCGACCGACCCGAAGACCCAGGTCGGTTCGATGATCACCCAGCAGCACTACGACAAGGTCACCGGCTATATCCGCATCGGCCTGGAAGAAGGCGCGCGCCTGCTGGCCGGTGGCCTGGAACGCCCGGCCGGATTGCCGGCGCACCTGGCCAAGGGGCAGTTCATCCAGCCGACGGTGTTCGCCGATGTGAACAACAAGATGCGCATCGCCCAGGAAGAGATCTTCGGCCCGGTGGTGTGCCTGATCCCGTTCAAGGACGAGGCCGAGGCGCTGCAACTGGCCAACGACACCGAGTACGGCCTGGCCTCGTACATCTGGACCCAGGACATCGGCAAGGCCCACCGCCTGGCCCGTGGCATCGAGGCAGGCATGGTGTTCATCAACAGCCAGAACGTGCGCGACCTGCGCCAGCCGTTCGGCGGTGTCAAGGGCTCGGGCACCGGCCGCGAAGGCGGGCAATACAGCTTCGAGGTCTTCGCCGAGATAAAGAACGTGTGTATATCCATGGGTAGCCATCACATTCCGCGCTGGGGGGTGTAA
- a CDS encoding fumarylacetoacetate hydrolase family protein yields MKHARIQFDGQVHAVTVENDQRLRLADGRLVDADQVTWLPPATGSMFALGLNYADHAAELAFTPPTEPLAFVKSPGTYTGHDQVSWRPDNVKYMHYECELVAVIGKPARNVKREDALDYLAGYTVCNDYAIRDYLENYYRPNLRVKNRDATTPVGPWIVDTADVPDPSNLTLRTWINGELKQQGTTADMIFDIPYLIEYFSSFMTLQPGDMIATGTPEGLADVVPGDEVVVEVEGVGRLVNRIVSEAEFFARNAQEATA; encoded by the coding sequence ATGAAGCACGCCCGTATCCAGTTCGACGGCCAGGTCCACGCGGTCACCGTCGAAAACGACCAGCGACTGCGCCTGGCCGATGGTCGCCTGGTAGACGCCGACCAGGTCACCTGGCTGCCACCGGCTACCGGCAGTATGTTCGCCCTGGGCCTGAACTACGCCGACCATGCCGCCGAGCTGGCCTTCACACCGCCCACCGAGCCGCTGGCCTTCGTCAAGTCGCCCGGCACCTACACCGGGCACGACCAGGTCAGCTGGCGCCCGGACAACGTCAAGTACATGCACTACGAGTGCGAGCTGGTGGCGGTGATCGGCAAGCCGGCGCGCAACGTCAAGCGCGAGGACGCCCTCGACTACCTGGCCGGCTACACGGTGTGCAACGACTACGCCATCCGCGACTATCTGGAGAACTACTACCGCCCCAACCTGCGGGTGAAGAACCGTGACGCCACCACCCCGGTAGGCCCGTGGATCGTCGACACCGCCGATGTGCCGGACCCGTCGAACCTGACCCTGCGCACGTGGATCAACGGCGAGCTGAAACAGCAAGGCACCACGGCCGACATGATCTTCGACATCCCCTACCTGATCGAATACTTCTCCAGTTTCATGACCCTGCAACCCGGCGACATGATCGCCACCGGCACCCCGGAAGGCCTGGCCGACGTGGTCCCGGGCGACGAGGTGGTGGTGGAAGTGGAAGGCGTCGGCCGCCTGGTCAACCGGATCGTCAGCGAAGCCGAGTTCTTCGCCCGCAACGCACAAGAGGCAACAGCATGA
- a CDS encoding fumarylacetoacetate hydrolase family protein — protein sequence MSRALHEVASGSLFGVALNYQGLLQQHLASFHEAPYQQPPVKPVLFIKTPNTRNGHAQPVTYPSAVERLQAGPALGVVIGKDASRVSLDNALDHVAGYTIVNEFSLPEDSYYRPAVKAKCRDGFCPLGPQLVPAAQVGNPDALGIRLWVNGELRQQNSTANCVRGVARLIAEISEFMTLHAGDVLITGTPEGRVDVLPGDRVTVEIDGLGQLTNPIVAEQGLVP from the coding sequence ATGAGCCGTGCCTTGCACGAGGTCGCCAGCGGCAGCCTGTTCGGCGTCGCCCTGAACTACCAGGGCCTGCTGCAACAACATCTGGCGTCCTTCCACGAAGCGCCGTACCAGCAACCGCCGGTCAAGCCGGTGCTGTTCATCAAGACGCCCAACACCCGCAACGGTCACGCTCAGCCAGTGACCTACCCCTCGGCAGTCGAACGCCTGCAAGCGGGCCCTGCACTGGGCGTGGTCATCGGCAAGGACGCCAGTCGCGTCAGCCTGGACAACGCCCTGGACCACGTGGCGGGCTACACCATCGTCAACGAGTTCAGCCTGCCCGAAGACAGCTACTACCGCCCGGCGGTCAAGGCCAAATGCCGCGACGGTTTCTGCCCGCTCGGCCCGCAACTGGTGCCGGCCGCGCAGGTCGGCAACCCTGACGCGCTGGGCATTCGCCTGTGGGTCAACGGTGAGCTGCGCCAGCAGAACAGCACCGCCAACTGCGTGCGCGGCGTGGCCCGGCTGATCGCCGAGATCAGCGAGTTCATGACCCTGCATGCCGGCGACGTGCTGATTACCGGCACCCCGGAAGGCCGTGTCGATGTGCTGCCCGGTGACCGGGTGACGGTCGAGATCGACGGCCTCGGCCAGCTGACCAACCCCATCGTCGCCGAACAAGGACTCGTCCCATGA
- the hpaA gene encoding 4-hydroxyphenylacetate catabolism regulatory protein HpaA, whose amino-acid sequence MKERQPIPNINIGQVYDQRYSDSEVHYDRLGNLAGFFGRNMPVHRHDRFFQVHYVKTGSVRVYLDEQRYHESGPMFFLTPPTIPHAFVTEPDADGHVLTVRQQLVWQLLQAEPGLALGPRLQPACVALGHLRGAAAEEVQRLEQLFDLLGGELGHGQAGQGTAVQDLARLVMISLLRLCANSLEATPARHEDLQLFHRFNELIERHYLDHWTLPAYAAALGVTEARLNDVCRRMADLPSKRLVFERLMQEARRLLLYTGGSANEICYRLGFKDPAYFSRFFQRHAQMTPGEYRQRQAGLR is encoded by the coding sequence ATGAAAGAACGACAGCCGATCCCCAACATCAACATCGGTCAGGTCTACGACCAGCGCTACAGCGACAGCGAGGTGCATTACGACCGGCTGGGCAACCTGGCCGGTTTCTTCGGCCGCAACATGCCGGTGCACCGCCACGACCGTTTCTTCCAGGTCCACTACGTGAAGACCGGCAGCGTGCGGGTGTACCTGGACGAGCAGCGTTACCACGAGTCGGGGCCGATGTTCTTCCTCACCCCGCCGACCATTCCCCATGCCTTCGTCACCGAGCCCGATGCCGACGGCCATGTGCTGACCGTGCGCCAGCAACTGGTCTGGCAACTGCTGCAGGCTGAGCCTGGGCTTGCGCTTGGCCCACGCCTGCAGCCGGCATGTGTCGCGCTCGGTCATCTGCGGGGGGCGGCGGCCGAGGAGGTGCAGCGCCTGGAGCAGCTGTTCGACCTGCTGGGCGGCGAACTGGGCCATGGCCAGGCCGGGCAGGGCACCGCCGTGCAGGACCTGGCCCGCCTGGTGATGATCAGCCTGTTACGCCTGTGCGCCAATTCGCTGGAGGCCACGCCCGCGCGGCACGAGGACCTGCAGCTGTTCCACCGTTTCAACGAACTGATCGAGCGCCACTACCTCGACCACTGGACCCTGCCGGCATACGCGGCGGCCCTGGGCGTGACCGAGGCGCGCCTGAACGACGTGTGCCGGCGCATGGCCGACCTGCCGTCCAAGCGCCTGGTGTTCGAGCGGCTGATGCAGGAGGCGCGGCGCTTGCTGCTGTACACCGGCGGCTCGGCCAACGAGATCTGCTACCGCCTGGGGTTCAAGGACCCGGCGTACTTCAGCCGCTTCTTCCAGCGCCATGCGCAGATGACGCCGGGTGAGTACCGCCAGCGCCAGGCGGGGTTGCGTTGA
- the hpaR gene encoding homoprotocatechuate degradation operon regulator HpaR, translated as MTQPRPSLTLTLLQAREATMAFFRPALNAHDLTEQQWRVIRILRQQGELESHQLADQACILKPSMSGVLKRLERDGLVARRKSPEDQRRIFISLTVRGQQAFLAMSEEMERNYQEIQRQFGADKLEQLMGLLNELKKVRP; from the coding sequence ATGACCCAACCAAGACCCTCCCTGACCTTGACCCTGCTGCAGGCCCGCGAAGCGACCATGGCGTTCTTCCGCCCGGCCCTGAATGCCCACGACCTGACCGAGCAGCAATGGCGGGTGATCCGTATCCTGCGCCAGCAGGGCGAGCTGGAAAGCCACCAGTTGGCCGACCAGGCCTGCATCCTCAAGCCGAGCATGAGCGGCGTGCTCAAGCGCCTGGAGCGTGACGGCCTGGTGGCGCGGCGCAAGTCGCCGGAGGACCAGCGGCGCATCTTCATCAGCCTGACCGTGCGTGGGCAGCAGGCGTTCCTGGCGATGAGCGAGGAGATGGAGCGCAACTACCAGGAGATCCAGCGCCAGTTCGGCGCGGACAAGCTGGAGCAGTTGATGGGGTTGTTGAACGAGCTGAAGAAGGTCAGGCCCTGA
- a CDS encoding TetR/AcrR family transcriptional regulator — translation MKALTPSAARICEHAVEHFAEHGYDGSSLNEIAALAGMRKASLYAHFANKDALFVCAFERALADETAYVEAGFGHEAAGREAPGHWHPLHLAERYAASANLRFVLRSAFLPPAPIRSTVTTGFEAYLERIRLGFCQALRERHAWAQSDGNKLELYGDAYLGIIDSLHVELLYAPPAVYARRAASLLKILDDSLQLAGQ, via the coding sequence TTGAAAGCCCTGACCCCTTCCGCCGCGCGCATCTGCGAGCATGCCGTGGAGCATTTCGCCGAGCACGGCTACGACGGCTCGTCGCTGAACGAGATCGCCGCCCTGGCAGGCATGCGCAAGGCCTCGCTGTACGCCCACTTCGCCAACAAGGACGCGTTATTCGTGTGCGCCTTCGAACGGGCCCTGGCCGACGAAACCGCCTACGTCGAGGCGGGCTTCGGCCATGAAGCGGCGGGCCGCGAGGCGCCGGGGCACTGGCATCCGCTGCACCTGGCCGAGCGCTACGCGGCGTCGGCCAACCTGCGCTTCGTGCTGCGCAGTGCATTCCTGCCGCCGGCGCCGATCCGCTCGACTGTCACCACCGGCTTCGAGGCGTACCTGGAGCGGATCCGCCTGGGCTTCTGCCAGGCCCTGCGCGAGCGCCACGCCTGGGCCCAAAGCGATGGCAACAAGCTGGAGCTGTACGGCGATGCGTACCTTGGAATCATCGACAGCCTGCATGTAGAGCTGCTGTACGCGCCCCCGGCGGTTTATGCGCGGCGGGCAGCGTCGTTGCTGAAAATTCTCGATGATTCGCTGCAATTGGCTGGACAGTAA
- a CDS encoding multidrug effflux MFS transporter codes for MPASHLRFAASLALIGALGPSAIDMYLASLPEMARDFATGYTQVQLTLTVFLLAMGAGQLLFGPLVDALGRRRPLLAGLLVFCIASLAAAAAPSLDALLVARLVQGLASALTLVVIMSMVRDSADGARAAQIFALLMTIEGLAPILAPALGGVIDAAYGWRAIMLVLAGLGLLTLVNSAVTLSETLPPAHRVRLAPATVWRTYGRIAADGAFLRPALALSAVFFFLFAYIAGSAYVYQQHFGLSSTHFGLLFGGCGVAILLGAALSGYCVSRHGVALVAWWGALCMGAGAALAVIAGLSGAGLPLLLAGVVLALFGLGVCEATLMALAMSSQQRDVGSTAALLGALQLVISSSATPLAGHLATLGPLAWAWLLAAAAVVIVGLTRAAVAKTISASPCCVNPE; via the coding sequence ATGCCCGCTTCACATTTGCGCTTCGCCGCCTCCCTCGCCCTGATCGGCGCCCTTGGCCCGTCTGCCATCGACATGTACCTGGCCAGCCTGCCGGAAATGGCCCGCGACTTCGCCACCGGCTATACCCAGGTTCAGCTGACGCTGACCGTGTTCCTGCTGGCCATGGGCGCCGGGCAACTGCTGTTCGGGCCACTGGTGGATGCCTTGGGGCGGCGTCGCCCGCTGCTCGCCGGCCTGCTGGTGTTCTGCATCGCCTCCCTGGCCGCGGCGGCCGCGCCGTCGCTGGACGCGCTGCTGGTGGCGCGCCTGGTGCAGGGCCTGGCCAGCGCGCTGACGCTGGTGGTGATCATGAGCATGGTCCGCGACAGCGCCGATGGCGCACGGGCGGCGCAGATCTTCGCCCTGCTGATGACCATCGAGGGTCTGGCGCCGATCCTCGCCCCGGCCCTGGGCGGAGTGATCGACGCGGCCTATGGCTGGCGGGCAATCATGCTGGTGCTGGCCGGCCTCGGCCTGCTGACCCTGGTCAATTCGGCCGTGACACTCAGTGAAACCCTGCCGCCGGCGCATCGGGTGCGCCTGGCACCGGCGACGGTATGGCGTACCTATGGCCGCATCGCCGCCGACGGCGCTTTCCTGCGCCCGGCCCTGGCCCTGTCGGCGGTGTTCTTCTTCCTGTTCGCCTACATCGCCGGCTCGGCCTATGTGTACCAGCAGCACTTCGGCCTCTCCAGCACGCACTTCGGCCTGCTGTTCGGCGGCTGCGGCGTTGCCATCCTGCTCGGCGCGGCGCTGTCCGGCTATTGCGTCAGCCGGCACGGCGTGGCCCTGGTGGCCTGGTGGGGGGCGCTGTGCATGGGGGCCGGCGCAGCACTGGCGGTGATTGCCGGCCTGTCTGGCGCAGGCCTGCCGCTGCTGCTGGCGGGCGTGGTGCTGGCGCTGTTCGGCCTGGGGGTTTGCGAGGCCACCTTGATGGCCCTGGCGATGTCATCGCAGCAGCGCGATGTCGGCTCGACGGCGGCCCTGCTCGGCGCGCTGCAACTGGTGATCTCGTCCAGCGCCACGCCCCTGGCCGGGCACCTGGCCACCCTGGGCCCGCTGGCCTGGGCCTGGTTACTGGCGGCGGCGGCCGTGGTCATCGTCGGTTTGACCCGCGCCGCCGTGGCAAAGACAATCAGCGCCTCGCCCTGCTGCGTCAACCCGGAGTGA
- a CDS encoding iron-containing redox enzyme family protein gives MIREGVRSQARHDMTDDVAHRYQALLAGRDATAEHWLETQLRRVRDREDDLPEEPNLLPQWAENHAAQVAHDHAHYLRQRREGAPRRYFATRAQALWFLQQVAPTKAVDGAWLHGTLRHWRDPRYHGLIRTFLEELGDGDPRCNHVLIYQRLLSRLGCLQGLPLEPSRFVQGAVQLALGQHCERFLPEVIGYNLGYEQPPLHLLITTHELAELGIDAHYFQLHVTIDNAASGHARRSLESLRMLAPAGDEDFYARVRHGYRLNDLGLDTPSLIASFDLQGELLAALERKRVFGQFMHSDRCRLQGRTINQWLVEPGAMAGFLEALQAQGWIKRDSDPMQSRFWSLIDGPGAAMFGVFSAYEKQLWHDWIAGSWQGAGRRRVPPGQWEQALALQAEAPGRAQSSEIATLIEAMAGNRHAEPAGLRATRDYIAATGLYQGGPR, from the coding sequence ATGATCCGTGAAGGCGTGCGTTCGCAAGCCAGGCACGACATGACTGATGATGTGGCGCATCGCTACCAGGCGTTGCTGGCGGGACGCGATGCCACTGCCGAGCACTGGCTGGAAACACAACTGCGCCGTGTTCGTGACCGGGAAGACGACCTGCCGGAAGAGCCGAACCTGTTGCCCCAATGGGCTGAAAACCATGCCGCCCAGGTCGCCCACGACCATGCGCATTACCTGCGGCAGCGGCGTGAAGGAGCGCCCCGGCGCTATTTCGCCACCCGCGCCCAGGCCTTGTGGTTCCTGCAGCAGGTCGCGCCGACCAAGGCGGTCGACGGTGCCTGGTTGCACGGTACCCTGCGGCATTGGCGCGACCCGCGTTACCACGGGTTGATCCGCACCTTTCTCGAAGAACTGGGCGACGGCGACCCACGCTGCAACCATGTGCTGATCTACCAGCGCCTGCTCAGCCGCCTGGGGTGCCTGCAAGGGCTGCCACTGGAGCCCTCGCGCTTCGTGCAGGGCGCCGTGCAATTGGCCCTCGGCCAGCACTGCGAGCGCTTCCTGCCCGAGGTGATCGGCTACAACCTGGGATATGAGCAGCCACCGCTGCACCTGCTGATCACCACTCATGAGCTGGCCGAACTGGGTATCGACGCCCATTACTTCCAGTTGCATGTGACCATCGACAATGCCGCCAGCGGCCATGCCCGGCGTTCGCTGGAGAGCCTGCGGATGTTGGCTCCAGCGGGCGATGAAGATTTCTATGCGCGTGTCAGGCACGGCTACCGGCTCAACGACCTGGGTCTCGACACACCTTCGCTGATCGCCAGCTTCGACCTGCAGGGCGAACTGCTCGCCGCGCTGGAGCGCAAGCGCGTATTCGGCCAGTTCATGCACTCCGATCGCTGCCGCCTGCAAGGGCGCACCATCAACCAGTGGCTTGTCGAGCCGGGGGCGATGGCCGGGTTTCTCGAGGCCCTGCAAGCCCAGGGGTGGATCAAGCGTGACAGCGACCCGATGCAGAGCCGCTTCTGGTCACTGATCGACGGCCCCGGCGCGGCAATGTTCGGCGTGTTCAGCGCCTACGAGAAACAGCTGTGGCATGACTGGATCGCCGGTAGCTGGCAAGGGGCCGGGCGTCGTCGGGTGCCGCCAGGGCAGTGGGAACAGGCATTGGCCCTGCAGGCGGAGGCGCCCGGCCGGGCCCAGTCCTCGGAGATCGCCACGCTGATCGAGGCCATGGCCGGTAACCGGCACGCCGAACCTGCGGGCCTGCGTGCCACACGCGACTACATCGCTGCCACCGGGCTGTACCAGGGAGGGCCGCGGTGA
- a CDS encoding class I SAM-dependent methyltransferase has protein sequence MQLDQNQIRADEALLRLGCRLRADGYRFTCVTPATQARVNARPQAQRACTLRDVFGWSRPFAASLISADELEQLGTAGVLEAHGELWRSRVRWSSLDDLLLVHSAWPTESSDAVFFGPDSYRFAQLIEDHLRNSPRRVQHAVDIGCGSGIGALLIARAARHAQVSALDINPLALRYTAVNAALAGLANVSVEPSDLLTGITGTFDLIVANPPYMLDASQRVYRHGGGALGADLSLRIVEQACERMTPGGTLLLYTGVAIVEGRDALLEAVRLRLAGPDLSWHYRELDPDVFGEQLLESGYEQVERIAAVALTVTRRGG, from the coding sequence ATGCAACTCGACCAGAACCAGATTCGTGCCGACGAGGCCCTGTTGCGACTGGGCTGCAGGCTGCGTGCCGACGGCTACCGTTTCACCTGCGTCACCCCGGCGACCCAGGCGCGGGTCAATGCCCGACCTCAGGCCCAGCGCGCGTGCACGCTGCGAGATGTATTCGGCTGGAGCCGGCCGTTCGCGGCTTCGCTGATCAGTGCCGACGAGCTGGAACAACTGGGCACGGCCGGCGTGCTGGAGGCGCACGGCGAGCTGTGGCGCAGCCGAGTGCGCTGGTCGAGCCTGGATGACCTGTTGCTGGTGCATTCGGCCTGGCCGACGGAGAGCAGCGACGCGGTGTTCTTCGGGCCGGACAGCTACCGCTTCGCCCAGTTGATCGAGGATCACCTGCGGAACAGCCCCCGGCGCGTGCAGCACGCCGTCGATATCGGCTGCGGCAGCGGCATCGGCGCTTTGCTGATTGCCCGGGCCGCACGCCATGCGCAGGTCAGCGCGCTGGACATCAATCCGCTGGCGCTGCGCTACACCGCCGTCAACGCCGCCCTGGCCGGGCTGGCCAATGTGTCGGTCGAGCCCAGCGACCTGCTCACGGGCATCACCGGCACCTTCGACCTGATCGTCGCCAACCCGCCCTATATGCTCGATGCCAGCCAGCGCGTCTACCGCCACGGCGGCGGGGCGCTCGGCGCCGACCTGTCGCTGCGTATCGTCGAACAGGCCTGTGAGCGCATGACACCGGGCGGCACATTGCTGCTGTACACCGGGGTGGCGATCGTCGAAGGGCGCGATGCGTTGCTCGAAGCGGTCCGTCTGCGCCTGGCCGGCCCTGACTTGAGCTGGCACTACCGGGAGCTGGATCCGGACGTGTTCGGCGAGCAGTTGCTCGAGTCCGGCTATGAACAGGTCGAGCGCATTGCCGCCGTGGCCCTGACCGTCACCCGTCGCGGCGGATGA